A DNA window from Prochlorococcus marinus XMU1406 contains the following coding sequences:
- the gyrB gene encoding DNA topoisomerase (ATP-hydrolyzing) subunit B, with product MSEDKRSNKISNDYGAEQIQVLEGLEPVRKRPGMYIGSTGPRGLHHLVYEVVDNSVDEALAGHCDHIEIVLRADGSALISDNGRGIPTDIHPRTGKSALETVLTVLHAGGKFGSGGYKVSGGLHGVGISVVNALSEWVNVTVYRDGSEFNQRFEKGVSKGELQTKKQIDKPFKKGTTICFKPDKTIFSGGIEFEYALLSSRLRELAYLNGGVKIVFRDERNQSSDGSFKEEIYLYQGGIKEYVEYMNAEKESIHPEIIYVDSQKENVYVEAALQWCSDVYSDNILGFANNIRTIDGGTHIEGLKTVLTRTFNNLAKKRGKRKDIEKNLAGENIREGLTVVLSVKVPDPEFEGQTKTKLGNTEVRGIVDSLIGEALTKYMEFNPGILDLILEKAIQSFNAAEAARRARELVRRKSVLESSTLPGKLADCSSRDPSESEIYIVEGDSAGGSAKQGRDRNFQAILPLRGKILNIEKTDDTKIYKNTEIQSLITALGLGIKGEEFDVSSLRYHRVVIMTDADVDGAHIRTLLLTFFYRYQRELVEKGFIYIACPPLYKVERGKNHNYCYNENQLKDTIASFGENANYNIQRFKGLGEMMPKQLWDTTMNPQTRMMKRVEIEDALEADRIFNILMGDKVAPRREFIETHSSNLDMATLDI from the coding sequence ATGAGTGAGGACAAAAGATCTAATAAAATCTCAAATGATTATGGCGCGGAACAAATTCAGGTTTTAGAAGGGTTAGAACCAGTTCGTAAACGACCTGGCATGTATATAGGCTCTACAGGGCCTAGGGGATTACATCATTTAGTATATGAGGTAGTTGATAACTCAGTTGATGAAGCACTTGCAGGACATTGTGATCACATAGAAATAGTTCTTCGAGCAGATGGTTCTGCTTTAATTTCTGATAATGGACGAGGTATTCCAACAGATATTCATCCAAGAACTGGCAAAAGTGCCTTAGAGACTGTACTGACTGTTCTTCATGCAGGAGGTAAATTTGGAAGTGGTGGTTATAAAGTTTCAGGGGGTTTGCATGGAGTAGGAATTTCTGTAGTTAATGCTTTAAGCGAATGGGTCAATGTGACTGTTTACAGGGATGGTAGCGAATTTAATCAAAGATTTGAAAAAGGTGTATCAAAGGGTGAGTTGCAAACTAAAAAACAGATTGATAAACCATTTAAGAAAGGAACAACTATTTGCTTTAAACCCGACAAAACGATTTTTTCTGGAGGAATTGAATTTGAATATGCTCTTCTCTCATCGAGGTTAAGAGAACTAGCTTATCTTAACGGTGGTGTAAAAATTGTTTTTAGAGACGAAAGAAATCAATCATCAGATGGTTCTTTTAAAGAAGAAATTTACTTATATCAAGGAGGTATTAAAGAATATGTGGAGTACATGAATGCAGAAAAAGAGTCGATTCATCCTGAAATAATTTATGTTGATTCACAGAAAGAAAATGTATATGTAGAGGCAGCTTTACAGTGGTGTTCAGATGTATATTCAGATAATATTTTAGGATTTGCAAATAATATTCGAACTATTGATGGAGGAACTCATATTGAAGGGCTTAAAACAGTTCTGACTAGAACTTTTAATAATCTTGCAAAAAAGAGAGGAAAAAGAAAAGATATTGAAAAAAATTTAGCTGGCGAAAATATTAGGGAGGGCTTGACTGTTGTTTTATCGGTAAAAGTTCCAGATCCTGAATTTGAAGGACAAACAAAAACAAAATTAGGAAATACTGAGGTAAGAGGAATTGTGGATTCTCTCATTGGGGAGGCTCTTACAAAATATATGGAATTCAATCCTGGAATCTTGGACTTGATTCTTGAAAAAGCAATTCAATCATTTAATGCAGCAGAAGCTGCGAGAAGAGCTAGAGAATTAGTAAGAAGAAAAAGTGTTTTAGAAAGTTCTACATTGCCTGGTAAATTAGCAGATTGTAGCTCTAGAGATCCCTCAGAATCAGAAATTTATATAGTTGAGGGAGATTCAGCTGGTGGTTCCGCAAAACAAGGACGAGATAGAAACTTTCAGGCTATTTTGCCTCTCAGGGGTAAAATTCTTAATATTGAAAAAACTGATGATACTAAAATATATAAAAATACAGAAATACAGTCATTAATAACAGCTCTAGGATTAGGAATAAAAGGAGAGGAGTTCGACGTGAGCTCTTTGAGATATCATAGAGTCGTAATTATGACGGATGCTGATGTTGATGGTGCGCATATAAGAACTTTATTATTGACATTTTTTTATAGATACCAAAGAGAACTTGTTGAGAAAGGTTTTATATACATTGCTTGTCCCCCTCTATATAAAGTTGAAAGAGGTAAGAATCATAATTACTGTTATAACGAGAATCAATTAAAGGATACAATTGCTAGTTTTGGAGAAAATGCAAATTATAATATCCAAAGGTTTAAGGGATTAGGTGAGATGATGCCTAAACAATTATGGGATACAACTATGAATCCTCAAACGAGGATGATGAAAAGGGTTGAAATTGAAGATGCACTTGAAGCTGACAGAATATTTAATATTTTAATGGGAGATAAAGTGGCACCAAGAAGAGAATTTATTGAAACTCATAGTAGCAACTTAGATATGGCAACTTTAGATATATGA
- the miaA gene encoding tRNA (adenosine(37)-N6)-dimethylallyltransferase MiaA, which yields MSSYPPRVITLIGPTASGKTELAIEIAEYFKTRIHNIDSRQIYKSMDIGTAKPSKNQQKRIKHFLIDIEEPIHQINVKQFQEIAQKSIKREIRQNNLPFLVGGSGLYMNSITKGFFAPDVPPQNNLRQQLEELGQKKCWEILKNCDPLSTKKINFADQIRTIRAIEVFYVTGKPLSTLKVQKPPDWRILELGLDRDNLKERILQRTKNMFSSGIIEETNDLISKYGFDLPILETIGYREAKDVLKNNSTFDKAIELTTTKTIQFAKRQKTWFRNKNNPLWLNNKNLLKDAIIKIESFLS from the coding sequence ATGTCTTCATATCCGCCTCGTGTAATAACTTTAATTGGGCCTACTGCAAGTGGCAAAACAGAATTAGCTATTGAAATTGCAGAATATTTTAAAACTCGTATACACAACATCGATTCAAGGCAAATTTATAAGTCAATGGATATTGGAACAGCCAAGCCATCTAAAAACCAGCAAAAACGAATAAAACATTTTTTAATAGATATTGAAGAGCCAATCCATCAAATTAATGTAAAACAATTTCAAGAAATTGCCCAAAAATCAATAAAAAGAGAAATTAGACAAAATAATCTCCCTTTTCTTGTTGGAGGGAGTGGGTTGTATATGAACTCAATAACAAAAGGTTTTTTTGCACCAGATGTCCCTCCTCAAAATAATTTGAGACAACAATTAGAAGAACTTGGTCAGAAAAAATGTTGGGAAATTTTAAAAAATTGTGATCCATTATCAACAAAAAAAATCAATTTTGCTGATCAAATTAGAACAATAAGAGCTATAGAAGTCTTCTACGTAACAGGTAAACCTTTGTCAACTCTTAAAGTTCAAAAACCACCTGACTGGAGAATATTAGAGCTTGGATTAGATAGAGATAATTTAAAAGAAAGAATTTTACAAAGAACAAAAAATATGTTTTCATCTGGAATTATTGAGGAGACGAACGATCTTATCTCTAAATACGGATTTGATTTGCCAATACTAGAAACCATTGGTTATCGGGAAGCTAAGGATGTTTTAAAAAACAATTCGACATTTGACAAAGCGATTGAGTTAACTACGACAAAAACGATCCAATTTGCCAAAAGACAAAAAACATGGTTTCGCAATAAAAATAATCCTCTTTGGCTGAATAACAAAAACCTACTAAAAGATGCAATAATTAAAATAGAGTCTTTTTTAAGCTAA
- the infC gene encoding translation initiation factor IF-3 — protein MPPRPRFDRRAPVRELPNINERIKYPQLRVVDSDGKQLGVIDRLKALEIASQRELDLVLVSEKANPPVCRIMDYGKYKFEQEKKAKEAKKKSHQTEVKEVKMRYKIDKHDYDVRIGQATKFLKSGDKVKCTVIFRGREIQHSNLAETLLLKMADDLEEQSEVQQKPKREGRNMIMFLSPRKTPLIKKDDG, from the coding sequence ATGCCACCACGCCCACGCTTTGATCGCCGAGCTCCCGTTAGAGAGCTACCAAATATAAATGAAAGAATAAAATACCCTCAATTGAGAGTCGTTGATTCAGATGGGAAACAATTAGGTGTTATAGATAGATTAAAAGCATTAGAAATAGCATCTCAAAGAGAACTTGATTTAGTTTTGGTGAGCGAAAAAGCAAATCCTCCTGTTTGTAGAATAATGGACTACGGAAAATATAAATTTGAACAAGAAAAGAAAGCTAAAGAAGCAAAGAAAAAGTCACATCAAACAGAAGTTAAAGAAGTAAAAATGAGGTACAAAATTGACAAGCATGATTATGATGTCCGCATAGGTCAAGCTACTAAATTTTTAAAATCGGGAGACAAAGTAAAATGTACCGTAATTTTTAGGGGTAGAGAAATTCAACACTCAAATTTAGCCGAAACACTTCTTTTAAAAATGGCTGATGATTTAGAAGAGCAATCAGAAGTTCAACAAAAACCAAAAAGAGAAGGGAGAAACATGATTATGTTTTTAAGCCCTCGAAAAACTCCTCTAATAAAAAAAGATGATGGGTGA
- a CDS encoding GntR family transcriptional regulator, whose amino-acid sequence MRFHIQQESDIPASTQLYNQICFAIAARHYPPGHRLPSTRQLAMQTGLHRNTISKVYRQLEIDGVVEAIAGSGIYVRDNLTKREFKKSVYSKDKKSKPPDQEAKKVIDNLINLGCTLQETRDILTNEIDWRIKCGSRIIVSTPREDIGASMLIAEDLSTTVNVPVEVVPMEELEKVLSNSNSGTIVTSRYFLQPLEKVAKQHGVRAIAVDLSDFQKELKILKELNAGSCVGIVSISPGLLRAAEVIIHSMRGNELMLMTAISDNNSRLLSLLKASNHIVCDGPSLSVVENTLLKNRSQLMRLPQIICAKNYLSIETINQLKKEIGVIN is encoded by the coding sequence GTGAGATTCCATATTCAACAAGAAAGTGATATCCCAGCATCGACTCAACTTTATAATCAAATTTGTTTTGCAATTGCTGCAAGACACTATCCTCCCGGACACAGACTTCCCAGTACAAGGCAACTTGCAATGCAGACTGGACTCCACCGAAATACTATAAGCAAAGTATATAGACAACTGGAAATAGATGGAGTAGTTGAAGCAATAGCTGGATCAGGGATTTATGTAAGAGATAATCTTACTAAAAGAGAATTTAAAAAATCAGTTTACTCAAAAGATAAAAAAAGTAAACCACCAGATCAAGAAGCAAAGAAGGTAATTGACAACTTGATCAATCTTGGATGCACTTTACAAGAAACGAGAGATATATTGACCAATGAAATTGATTGGCGTATAAAGTGCGGATCAAGAATCATAGTCAGTACTCCTAGAGAAGATATTGGCGCTTCTATGTTAATAGCAGAAGACCTTTCCACAACAGTTAATGTACCTGTTGAGGTTGTTCCCATGGAAGAATTAGAAAAAGTTTTGAGTAATTCAAATAGTGGTACGATTGTCACAAGCAGGTATTTTTTACAGCCTCTAGAAAAAGTTGCTAAACAGCATGGGGTTCGAGCTATTGCAGTCGACTTGAGCGACTTTCAAAAGGAATTAAAAATTCTCAAAGAATTAAATGCTGGAAGTTGTGTAGGTATTGTTAGCATAAGTCCTGGTTTATTGAGAGCAGCAGAAGTGATTATACACAGTATGCGAGGTAATGAATTAATGCTAATGACAGCAATCTCAGACAATAACAGTAGATTACTATCACTCTTAAAAGCTTCGAACCATATAGTGTGTGATGGACCTAGTTTATCAGTTGTAGAAAACACATTATTAAAAAATCGTTCTCAGTTAATGAGATTACCTCAAATAATATGTGCTAAAAATTATTTAAGTATAGAAACAATAAATCAATTAAAAAAAGAAATAGGAGTTATTAATTAG
- the cysE gene encoding serine O-acetyltransferase: MLRTLKSDIEIIRERDPAARGIIEIFLCYPGFQSIVIHRFTHKLWKLNIPLIPRLLSHTNRLITGIEIHPGAKIGKRVFIDHGMGVVIGETAEIGNNCLLYQGVTLGGTGKSHGKRHPTLMENVVVGAGAKVLGSITVGSNTRIGAGSVVVRNVEGNSTVVGVPGRVVHQSGVKVNPLAHSALPDAEANVIKNLMDRIDLLENQILKLQKTLKCLVNSESIDISKLGDAQNLKDKEIIEFIGDD, translated from the coding sequence ATGCTAAGAACTTTAAAATCAGATATAGAAATTATCAGAGAGAGAGATCCTGCCGCTAGAGGAATAATAGAGATATTTCTTTGCTACCCGGGCTTTCAATCAATAGTTATTCATAGGTTTACGCATAAATTATGGAAATTAAATATTCCTTTGATTCCACGTTTGTTAAGTCATACCAATAGGCTAATAACAGGCATTGAAATACATCCTGGAGCTAAAATTGGTAAACGGGTTTTTATAGATCATGGAATGGGAGTTGTAATTGGAGAAACAGCGGAGATAGGAAATAATTGTCTTCTATATCAGGGGGTTACATTAGGAGGTACTGGCAAAAGTCATGGGAAAAGACACCCCACCTTAATGGAAAATGTTGTAGTTGGGGCAGGTGCAAAAGTTCTTGGATCTATTACAGTAGGCTCTAATACACGTATTGGTGCAGGTTCAGTAGTTGTTCGGAATGTTGAAGGGAATAGTACAGTGGTTGGCGTTCCTGGCAGAGTCGTACATCAAAGTGGTGTAAAAGTGAACCCATTAGCTCACTCTGCTTTGCCAGATGCAGAAGCTAATGTGATAAAAAATTTAATGGATAGAATAGACCTCCTTGAAAATCAAATTCTTAAATTACAAAAAACTCTTAAATGTTTAGTTAACTCAGAATCCATTGATATCTCTAAACTAGGTGACGCTCAAAATCTTAAAGATAAAGAAATTATAGAATTTATTGGAGATGATTAA
- the secA gene encoding preprotein translocase subunit SecA — MLKLLLGDPNTRKLKRYQPIVEEINFLEEEIAQFTDEALRSETSKLKSSISNEKSINKQKEALQEALPKAFAIVREAGKRVLDMRHFDVQLIGGMVLHECQIAEMKTGEGKTLVATLPCYLNALTGKGVHVVTVNDYLARRDAEWMGQVHRFLGLSVGLIQQDMSPSERKKNYDCDITYATNSELGFDYLRDNMATNIDEVVQRKFNYCVIDEVDSILIDEARTPLIISGQVERPQEKYQKAAELSSSLIKAKELSKDGIDPEGDYEVDEKQRSCILTDQGFAKCEDYLGVSDLYNPQDPWAHYITNALKAKELFIKDVNYIIKNDEAVIVDEFTGRVMPGRRWSDGQHQAIEAKENLKIQPETQTLASITYQNFFLLYPGLAGMTGTAKTEEVEFEKTYKLESTVIPTNQIRKRQDWSDQVFKTEIGKWKAVAKETAQIHKDGRPVLVGTTSVEKSELLSSLLSEEKIPHNLLNAKPENVEREAEIVAQAGRAGAVTIATNMAGRGTDIILGGNSDYMARLKLKEILVPLLVKPDNEHKPPIPKQRTSKSKGGFSSKVVSNLKKNIADTSTSLFPCKLDEAIEKKLSLLSNKLVENWGERQLSILELDDRIATAAEKAPTKDNLIKLLRESLSDVKKEYEQVLINEEKKVREAGGLHVIGTERHESRRVDNQLRGRAGRQGDLGSTRFFLSLEDNLLRIFGGDRVANLMNAFRVDEDMPIESGMLTRSLESAQKKVETYYYDIRKQVFEYDEVMNNQRKAVYSERIRVLQGIDLKRQVIGYGERTMSEIVEAYINPDLPPEEWNIDQLISKVKEFIYLLDDLKVEDVNLLSIEELKNYLQEQLRISYDLKESQIEKIRPGLMREAERFFILQQIDNLWREHLQSMDSLRESVGLRGYGQKDPLIEYKNEGYDMFLEMMTNMRRNVIYSMFMFQPKTDVNEKN; from the coding sequence ATGCTAAAACTTTTGTTGGGAGATCCGAATACCCGAAAGTTAAAGCGATATCAGCCAATAGTAGAAGAAATAAACTTTTTAGAAGAAGAAATAGCTCAATTTACTGATGAAGCATTACGTAGCGAAACTAGTAAACTAAAATCAAGTATTTCTAACGAAAAAAGTATTAATAAACAAAAAGAAGCTTTGCAGGAAGCTCTTCCTAAAGCTTTTGCGATTGTGAGGGAAGCAGGTAAAAGAGTATTAGATATGAGGCATTTTGACGTTCAGTTGATAGGTGGAATGGTTTTACATGAGTGTCAAATAGCTGAGATGAAAACAGGTGAAGGGAAAACACTTGTTGCAACTTTGCCTTGCTATTTGAATGCTTTAACTGGTAAAGGAGTTCATGTCGTTACTGTAAATGACTATTTAGCGCGTAGAGACGCTGAATGGATGGGACAAGTACATCGTTTTTTGGGCTTATCAGTTGGCTTGATTCAACAAGATATGAGTCCTTCGGAGAGGAAAAAAAATTATGATTGCGACATTACATATGCTACTAATTCTGAGCTTGGATTTGATTATTTGAGAGATAATATGGCTACTAATATTGATGAGGTAGTGCAAAGAAAATTTAATTATTGTGTTATTGATGAAGTAGATTCAATTTTAATTGACGAAGCAAGAACACCGCTCATCATATCAGGACAGGTTGAGAGACCTCAAGAAAAATATCAAAAAGCTGCAGAATTATCATCATCTCTTATTAAAGCAAAAGAATTGAGTAAAGATGGGATTGATCCAGAAGGGGATTATGAAGTTGATGAAAAACAAAGAAGCTGCATTTTAACCGATCAGGGTTTTGCTAAATGTGAGGATTATTTGGGAGTTAGTGATCTATATAATCCTCAAGATCCTTGGGCACACTACATAACTAATGCTTTAAAAGCTAAAGAACTTTTTATCAAGGATGTAAATTACATCATTAAAAATGATGAGGCTGTGATAGTCGATGAATTTACTGGTAGGGTAATGCCAGGAAGGCGTTGGAGTGATGGACAACATCAAGCAATAGAAGCAAAAGAGAATCTTAAAATTCAGCCTGAAACTCAAACATTAGCATCCATTACTTATCAGAATTTTTTTCTCCTATATCCTGGTCTAGCAGGTATGACAGGAACTGCAAAAACTGAGGAAGTCGAATTTGAAAAAACTTATAAATTAGAATCAACTGTTATACCGACAAATCAAATAAGGAAGAGACAAGATTGGTCTGATCAAGTATTTAAGACCGAGATAGGTAAATGGAAAGCCGTTGCCAAAGAAACTGCACAAATTCATAAAGATGGTAGACCTGTTTTAGTTGGCACAACAAGTGTCGAAAAAAGTGAGCTATTGAGTTCACTTTTATCGGAAGAAAAAATCCCGCATAATTTGTTAAATGCTAAGCCAGAGAATGTTGAACGTGAGGCGGAAATTGTTGCTCAGGCAGGAAGAGCAGGTGCTGTTACTATTGCGACTAATATGGCTGGAAGGGGCACAGATATAATCCTCGGTGGTAACAGTGACTATATGGCAAGACTTAAATTAAAAGAGATTTTAGTTCCTTTGCTAGTAAAGCCAGATAATGAGCATAAACCTCCAATTCCTAAGCAAAGAACTTCAAAATCTAAGGGCGGTTTTTCTTCAAAGGTGGTCTCAAATCTGAAAAAGAATATTGCAGACACTTCAACCAGTCTATTCCCTTGCAAACTAGATGAAGCAATTGAAAAAAAACTTTCTCTTTTATCTAATAAACTTGTTGAAAATTGGGGAGAGAGACAACTTTCTATCTTAGAACTAGATGACAGAATAGCTACAGCTGCAGAAAAAGCACCAACTAAAGATAACTTGATAAAGCTTTTGAGAGAATCATTATCAGATGTCAAGAAAGAATATGAACAAGTTTTGATTAATGAAGAGAAAAAAGTGAGAGAGGCTGGCGGTTTACATGTTATCGGTACTGAGAGGCATGAATCAAGAAGAGTAGATAACCAACTTAGAGGTAGAGCTGGAAGGCAAGGTGATCTTGGAAGTACTAGATTCTTTTTATCTTTGGAAGATAATTTATTAAGAATTTTTGGAGGAGATAGGGTAGCAAATTTAATGAATGCATTTAGAGTTGACGAAGATATGCCTATCGAATCAGGAATGCTTACTAGGTCTTTAGAAAGTGCTCAAAAGAAAGTAGAAACTTATTATTACGATATTAGAAAACAAGTTTTCGAATATGATGAGGTAATGAATAATCAAAGAAAAGCTGTATATAGCGAAAGAATAAGAGTTTTACAGGGAATTGATTTAAAGAGACAAGTAATAGGGTACGGAGAAAGAACAATGAGTGAAATTGTAGAGGCTTATATTAATCCTGATCTTCCACCTGAAGAATGGAATATTGATCAATTAATTTCTAAAGTCAAGGAATTTATATATTTATTAGATGATCTTAAAGTTGAAGATGTTAATTTACTTTCCATAGAAGAATTAAAAAACTATTTGCAAGAACAATTACGAATATCTTATGATTTGAAGGAATCTCAAATAGAGAAGATTCGTCCAGGATTAATGAGAGAAGCTGAAAGATTTTTCATCTTACAGCAAATAGATAATTTATGGCGAGAACATCTTCAATCAATGGATTCCTTAAGGGAATCAGTTGGATTGAGAGGTTACGGCCAAAAAGATCCTCTAATAGAGTACAAAAATGAAGGATATGATATGTTTCTAGAAATGATGACTAATATGAGGAGAAATGTTATTTATTCAATGTTTATGTTTCAACCTAAAACTGACGTTAATGAAAAAAATTAA
- a CDS encoding GNAT family N-acetyltransferase yields the protein MREFFLVKHSKGAIGLRFFGLGPNFKPNNGLRKLQSFLNINTFWAQNRTIKDLKKCLSNSDVIISIWVGSEIVGFGRALSDGVYRGVLWDIVIDQNYQGKGYGKLIVQSLLNSKKIRNTKKVYLMTTNKKLFYSQIEFKEVHSQNLLIREI from the coding sequence ATGCGAGAATTTTTTTTAGTTAAACATTCGAAAGGAGCAATAGGGTTAAGATTTTTTGGATTGGGGCCAAATTTTAAGCCAAATAATGGATTACGAAAGCTACAATCTTTTCTGAATATTAATACTTTCTGGGCCCAAAATAGAACAATTAAGGATCTTAAGAAATGTCTATCTAATAGCGATGTAATCATAAGTATTTGGGTTGGTTCTGAAATAGTTGGTTTTGGCAGAGCTTTATCAGATGGGGTTTATCGAGGAGTACTTTGGGATATTGTCATAGATCAGAATTATCAAGGAAAAGGATACGGTAAATTAATTGTCCAAAGTCTTTTAAATTCAAAAAAAATAAGAAATACAAAAAAAGTATATTTAATGACTACAAATAAAAAATTATTTTATTCGCAAATAGAATTTAAAGAAGTTCACTCTCAAAACTTACTAATTCGTGAAATATGA
- a CDS encoding GtrA family protein: protein MYLELGYNDIKIFLLYKFIKTNNFQIIKFVITGFLASILNFIIFSLLYFVYKNIVFASFLGYSAGILISFIFAKIWVFSSASKQPLIKSFSIFCLIYFLGAIEMSFVIYLVNLITKNYKIAWFFGAFVASLNNFLGSKYFSFRN, encoded by the coding sequence TTGTATCTTGAATTAGGATATAATGATATAAAAATTTTTTTATTGTATAAATTCATAAAAACCAATAATTTTCAAATTATTAAATTTGTAATTACTGGATTTTTAGCGTCCATTTTAAATTTTATTATTTTTTCACTTTTATATTTTGTTTATAAAAATATTGTATTTGCATCCTTCTTAGGTTATTCTGCGGGAATTTTAATTTCATTCATTTTTGCTAAAATTTGGGTGTTTAGCTCTGCATCAAAGCAACCGCTAATCAAGTCTTTTTCGATTTTTTGTTTGATTTATTTTTTAGGGGCAATAGAAATGTCTTTTGTAATTTATTTGGTTAATCTCATAACTAAAAATTATAAGATTGCTTGGTTTTTTGGAGCTTTTGTAGCTTCTTTGAATAACTTTTTAGGATCAAAATATTTTTCATTTAGGAATTAA
- a CDS encoding nuclear transport factor 2 family protein — MSKVISVKDLKELFTKSYGQDAPSKQKWAEFYNDDVIFIDPTQEKKGLNSYIEAQENLVKRCDDVYLETHAISITGKYGFVEWTMGLKIKGIEFIYPGITRLIFSKNGLIKEHRDYFDFCGPTFGPVPILGPFIRWLYSRFVS, encoded by the coding sequence ATGTCTAAAGTGATTTCTGTTAAAGATTTAAAAGAGTTGTTTACTAAATCTTATGGTCAAGATGCTCCATCAAAACAAAAATGGGCAGAATTTTATAATGATGATGTTATTTTCATTGATCCAACTCAGGAAAAAAAAGGCTTAAATTCTTATATCGAAGCACAAGAAAACTTGGTTAAAAGATGTGATGATGTTTACTTAGAGACTCATGCAATTTCTATTACTGGAAAATATGGATTTGTTGAATGGACAATGGGGTTGAAAATAAAGGGTATAGAATTTATTTATCCAGGTATAACAAGACTAATTTTTTCTAAAAATGGATTAATTAAGGAACATCGAGATTACTTTGATTTTTGTGGACCCACTTTTGGTCCAGTCCCAATATTAGGGCCATTTATAAGATGGCTTTACTCAAGGTTTGTATCTTGA